The DNA region CGCCCGCTGAATACTGGATCTGGGACGGCATTCATCCCCTACCCCAAGGTCACGAAGTCATGGCTCGCCTTTGGCTAGAAGCCATCAATAAGTAAACCCACCACAAGAAGCTTTTTACCATTACCCTCAGGCATGGTGCGCCCCATACGAGAAGGACTCTGTCCCTCTCGAGCTCCCCTGCAAGATACTGCCGTATGGGCAGATGCTTTTTATCCGTCTGTCTGGTAAGATCCTTAACCAGGCGATCAGGAGATTTGCCCCGCTTCATGGGAAATCGTGATTATTTTTACAATTGAACTAGAATAAAGCTAGTGAGATAAAAACGACTAGCTAATATTAGCTTTTATAATGTCGTCGGAGATGGCTAATGTGATTAACTCCGGGATTTATCCCAGAGGCCTGATCCCAAACGATTTATTGTCCAGTTTCAAATGCCCAAGAATAAAAATAAGTGGGGTCATTGGGATCTACAATCTGTTGCTGTAGTGTGACATTTGCTCGGACATGGCCATCCACAAACATCACGTTTCTATCCGTACCATTATGTAAATTAGCCTTGTCCATTGTTCTGAAGTATTGGTCACTTCTCGTTTGATGAGATGTTGAATCTATAAACATGACAGCTCCCATTGGGTCTGAGACATTGCCACGCTGCACAGGATGATAACGGTCATTAGGATTATCAGGATTTACACGTCTAGGATCCCCCGCATAAAGACTGTAGCCATAGCGCGTCCATTCCCAACCCCTTACCGCACTCAAATCGGCCTTTGGACATCTGAAAGCATTGCTACTTGTATCTTTTAAATCTAGAGAAATATCTGGGCCATGTACATCTCCTGGGTACCCCAAGTATGTCGAAAGTGGTCCCGGCCAGGCACCAATATCAGGATCGTCCGTACCACCCACACGTACCATAAGATCATCGTTATCAAGGCCCCACATGGTTTCGGCAATATGCAATTGTCTCAGTCTATTTTGACAATCCACAGAAATAGCTTTTTCTCTAGCCTTTGATAAATTTGGCATAAGTAATGAAGCCAAAATCCCGATAATGGCTACCACCACTAAAATCTCTATCAACGTAAACTTCTTCATTTCAGATTTCCTTAAAATACATAATTTTATAATGGTAAACCCGCTTTTTTCGCTAGTGCTTATAGTTTTTGAAAAAAAATAGCAAAATGACAAAAAACTTCTTCTTGCAGAATGAGGTTTTTTCTTATTTAAAAAATCACATCATAAAAAATGTAATGATTTTAATTTTTCATTGTTAATTAATCCAATACTAGTACGTACCATAGAAAACTACATTTATCATACAACTCTTAAACAAGGCTATCATTATGAATAATTGGAGATCTCCTCTAGCTATTTTCATCGTCCTCCTTTTCTTCAGTTTCCTAAGTTCTGCCAAAGAAACTCAACTCTTCCCTGGAAAAGTCTCCGATTGGCATGGCTACACCATGTATAGCACCCCTGATACAAAAGTTGTTGTTCCTAAAAAAATTGCCGATGGTAAACCTTGGGTCTGGCGGGCGCGTTTTTGGGGTCACGAACCCCAATTTGATCTGGCGATGCTCGCAAAAGGCTACCACGTGGTTTACTGCAATGTGGGCAATATGTTTGGCAGCCCCAAGGCCGTAAAAAAATGGGACGATTTTTACAATTACTTGCGCTTTGAGCACCTTTTCGAAGATCGCGTTATCTTGGAAGGCATGTCCCGTGGTGGACTCATCATCTATAATTGGGCAGCCAAAAATCCTGAGAAAGTCGCGGCCATTTACGGTGATGCTCCCGTCATGGACTTAAAGAGCTGGCCCGGCGGCAAAGGCTCAGGCCCGGGCGCTGCTGCTGCTTGGAAGACTTGCCTCAAAGCCTATGGCTTTACAGAAGCGCAGGCACTCGCTTATAAGAAAAATCCCTTAGACAATCTCAAAGCTTTGGCCAAGGCAAAGATTCCCATTATCCACGTGGTGGGTGATATGGATAAAGTTGTCCCCGTCTCAGAAAACACCGCCATTGCCCAAGAGCGCTACAAAAAAATGGGCGGGACTTTCGAAGTCATTCATAAAAAAGATGTGGGTCATCACCCCCACTCACTCAAAGACCCCACTCCCATTGTTGATTTCATGATGAAACATACGCGCAAGAAAGTCGAAGTCTCTGCTCACGATATCGTCGGCGAGAAAAACTTCATCACCCGCAGTGATTTCAAAAATAGTCGCATTCAATTTGAGCGTAATAAAAAGGGTCATGTGGCTTTTCTTGGTGGCTCCATTACCGAAATGAATGGCTACCGTCCGATCATGATGGAGTACCTCCAAGAACGCTTCCCGCAAAGCGAATTTAAATTCACTGCTGCCGGCATTAGCTCAACTTGCTCAGATACGGGCGCCTTTCGTCTTCAGCGCGATATCCTTAGCCAAGGCCCCTTAGATATGCTCTTTGTGGAATTTGCGGTCAATGATGATCAAGATGGTATCTACAACTACAATGACGCAATTCGCGGCATGGAAGGCATTATTGCCCAAGCACGGCGCCACAATCCCAATGTCGATATAATCATGACTTTTTTCGTCAATCAAAATATTTTGCAGAAAGCGCAAAAAGGGGAAATGAATCCCTCCACTTCTGCTCATAGCAAAGTCGCTGAGTTTCATCAAGTCTCGGTCAATAATTTAGCTCAAGAACTCGCCGATCTGATCAATGAAGAAAAGGTGACTTGGCAGCGCTTCGGTGGTGTTCACCCCAAAAAATACGGCAATCAAATGGCCGCCAGTATGATTCAAAAAGCTTTAGAAAAGCAGTGGTCTCAGCCCCTTGCACAAGACGCAAAAATCACCCCACATGCCAAAAAAGAATTACTCGATCCCAAATCC from Lentisphaera araneosa HTCC2155 includes:
- a CDS encoding GDSL-type esterase/lipase family protein, with the translated sequence MNNWRSPLAIFIVLLFFSFLSSAKETQLFPGKVSDWHGYTMYSTPDTKVVVPKKIADGKPWVWRARFWGHEPQFDLAMLAKGYHVVYCNVGNMFGSPKAVKKWDDFYNYLRFEHLFEDRVILEGMSRGGLIIYNWAAKNPEKVAAIYGDAPVMDLKSWPGGKGSGPGAAAAWKTCLKAYGFTEAQALAYKKNPLDNLKALAKAKIPIIHVVGDMDKVVPVSENTAIAQERYKKMGGTFEVIHKKDVGHHPHSLKDPTPIVDFMMKHTRKKVEVSAHDIVGEKNFITRSDFKNSRIQFERNKKGHVAFLGGSITEMNGYRPIMMEYLQERFPQSEFKFTAAGISSTCSDTGAFRLQRDILSQGPLDMLFVEFAVNDDQDGIYNYNDAIRGMEGIIAQARRHNPNVDIIMTFFVNQNILQKAQKGEMNPSTSAHSKVAEFHQVSVNNLAQELADLINEEKVTWQRFGGVHPKKYGNQMAASMIQKALEKQWSQPLAQDAKITPHAKKELLDPKSYAKGRFLPYEDVQVDGNWQKGPPNWKQENKGNVRTRFQNSPMIYTKKAGAKLSIKFTGTAIGAYMLSGPDAGIIKCTIDGKETKIIDTLHKHSGFNYPMTLMFFNELKGGEHTLELETLENKAGRIKPGGSAFRALHFTAN